AGCCGGTCGGCCGTCCGGTCGACCAGCCACGCCGTCGCCGGCACCACCGCCAGCGCGGTGCACCAGCCGCCGAGGGTGTCGGTCGGGTAGTGGGCACCGAGCGCGACCTGCGCCCAGCCCATGGCGGCCCCGGCGACCAGCGCCGAGGCGAGCACGAGTGACGTGCCGACCGCCTTGCCGAGGCCGAGCCGGCCGGTCACCAGCAGCGCCACCACGAGGGCGATCGCGGTGAGGAAGGCGGTGTGCCCGCTCGGGTAGGACAGGTACGGGCCGTTGATGGTGCGCCCCGCCAGGGGCTTGAGCAGCGTCGTCGTCGCCACGGTCGCGCCGGCGCCGGCGACCGTGAGCACGGCGGCGCGAGGACGCCGGAGCAGCAGACAGCCCGCCACGACGGCCACCACCAGCATCGCCGCTCCCACCGGCTCCCCCAGGAAGTCCAGGGCCAGAGCGACGCGCCGCCACGGCGGCCGCACGCCGCCCACGGCCGACTGGATCCGCGCGTCCGCGCTGCCGGGCTCACCGTGGCCGGCGTACAGGACCCCGAGCGCGACGACCACCAGCGCGGCGAGGGCCGCGATCGGCCCGAGCGGGACGCGCAGCGACGGGGGCAGCACCGCGGGCGCGGGTCGGCCGGTCACCCGCTCACCACGTCCGGTCGACCTGACGTGTGGACCCGACACGAAGCCGACCGCCGTCCAAAGCAAGCCCCCGTCGTGTCCGTGATCAGCCTCGGCTCGTCAGCCTAACCAACGATCCGGTCATGGCAAACAGCTCGCCTCGCCGACGTGCGTCCGGAGGACGACGGGGGTCAGATGGGATGTGTTCGGTCCACCGGACGAAGACACCCCGGCGGACCGGCCGGACGACACGGAGGAGCCTGGCATGGCGACGGGAGAGCTGCCGCGGCTGGTGCTCGTCGTCGGTGTCGCCGGGTCGGGCAAGTCGACCGTGGGGCGCCTC
This sequence is a window from Streptomyces sp. HUAS YS2. Protein-coding genes within it:
- a CDS encoding phosphatase PAP2 family protein; this encodes MTGRPAPAVLPPSLRVPLGPIAALAALVVVALGVLYAGHGEPGSADARIQSAVGGVRPPWRRVALALDFLGEPVGAAMLVVAVVAGCLLLRRPRAAVLTVAGAGATVATTTLLKPLAGRTINGPYLSYPSGHTAFLTAIALVVALLVTGRLGLGKAVGTSLVLASALVAGAAMGWAQVALGAHYPTDTLGGWCTALAVVPATAWLVDRTADRLAERSADAGRQESR